A window from Phycisphaeraceae bacterium encodes these proteins:
- the nbaC gene encoding 3-hydroxyanthranilate 3,4-dioxygenase encodes MSTVTPGTCSSGAMAGAALDDLGNPTGLAVDGSVASAVDLMKWIGENRHLMKPPVGNKYLYSGKDFFVMIIAGPNARNDFHMTDSEEFFIQLKGDIKVTIRDAHGVRDVPVREGEVFFIPPGVPHSPQRGPNTLGLVVERRRPPHEKEHLMFFCPKCHELVYDKAFACRDIVEHFAQAMEEFWADPKLSTCTKCGTRITKPATPAG; translated from the coding sequence ATGAGCACAGTGACTCCAGGCACCTGCAGCAGCGGCGCCATGGCCGGCGCCGCCCTCGATGACCTCGGCAATCCGACCGGCTTGGCCGTGGATGGCTCGGTGGCGAGCGCGGTCGACCTCATGAAGTGGATCGGTGAGAACCGTCATCTCATGAAGCCGCCCGTCGGCAACAAGTATCTCTACTCGGGCAAGGACTTCTTCGTGATGATCATCGCGGGGCCCAATGCGCGCAATGACTTTCACATGACCGACAGCGAGGAGTTCTTCATCCAGTTGAAGGGCGACATCAAGGTCACCATCCGCGATGCGCACGGGGTCCGTGATGTACCGGTGCGCGAGGGTGAAGTCTTCTTCATCCCACCGGGCGTGCCGCACTCGCCGCAGCGCGGGCCCAACACACTCGGGCTCGTCGTTGAGCGACGCCGGCCGCCGCATGAGAAGGAGCACCTCATGTTCTTCTGCCCAAAGTGTCACGAGCTCGTCTACGACAAGGCATTTGCCTGTCGTGACATCGTGGAGCACTTCGCGCAGGCGATGGAGGAGTTCTGGGCGGACCCAAAGCTCAGCACCTGCACGAAGTGCGGGACGAGAATCACGAAGCCTGCAACGCCTGCCGGCTGA
- a CDS encoding DEAD/DEAH box helicase: MAPPADAAPSVNPTRPHSNSDHTFDGLGLAEPIRRALRDSGYEVPTPIQHQSIPVLLEGRDLLGCAQTGTGKTAAFALPVIQRLLAAPRRSKAPRALILAPTRELAVQIADSFITYGRHAKISVTTVFGGVSQFRQVKALRRGVDVLVATPGRLLDLMQQKEVDLTSVEVLVLDEADRMLDMGFIDPVRKIAASVPTKRQTLLFSATMPREVASLAESLLRDPVRVAVAPVASAAPKIRQAVYLVDQGAKVDLLETLLHALTPERALVFVRTKHGADKLCRRLEKSGFRTGAIHGNKAQNARQRALEAFRSGRMPVLVATDVAARGIDIDDVSHVFNFDLPFEPEAYVHRIGRTGRAGAEGEAIAFCGRDERGLLRQIEKLIGTPIDRAEGSDASLEFTSDHGGGSDGSPRRGHGRGRGGHAKRGAGHSGPSRHAGPSRGGSHRDARSGPKARSHDERPSRASKPDRHEHPARGARGSATGGAPHASRSPGTEAPAGRQITRGWHRPTKRR, encoded by the coding sequence ATGGCCCCTCCCGCCGACGCGGCACCTTCGGTTAACCCGACGCGGCCGCACTCGAACTCGGACCACACCTTTGATGGCTTGGGACTTGCCGAGCCCATCCGTCGCGCCCTGCGCGACAGCGGCTATGAAGTTCCCACGCCGATTCAGCATCAGTCGATTCCCGTTCTGCTTGAGGGCCGAGACCTTCTCGGTTGCGCTCAGACCGGAACAGGCAAGACGGCGGCCTTCGCACTGCCGGTCATTCAGCGATTGCTCGCGGCTCCGCGCCGCAGCAAGGCACCGCGGGCCCTCATTCTTGCGCCGACGCGCGAGCTCGCCGTGCAGATCGCCGACAGCTTCATCACCTACGGACGCCACGCGAAGATCTCGGTCACCACCGTCTTCGGCGGCGTGAGCCAGTTCCGTCAGGTGAAGGCGCTGCGTCGCGGCGTCGATGTGCTGGTGGCCACCCCCGGGCGGCTGCTCGATCTGATGCAGCAGAAGGAAGTCGACCTCACTTCGGTCGAAGTCCTCGTGCTCGACGAGGCCGATCGCATGCTCGACATGGGATTCATCGATCCCGTTCGCAAGATCGCCGCGTCGGTGCCGACGAAGCGTCAGACGCTTCTCTTCTCGGCCACCATGCCGCGCGAAGTCGCGAGTCTCGCCGAGTCGCTTCTGCGTGACCCGGTGCGCGTCGCCGTGGCACCGGTCGCGAGCGCTGCACCGAAGATCCGCCAGGCCGTCTACCTCGTTGACCAGGGCGCGAAGGTCGACCTGCTCGAGACCCTTCTTCACGCGCTCACGCCCGAGCGTGCCCTCGTCTTCGTGCGCACGAAGCATGGCGCCGACAAGCTCTGTCGGCGGCTCGAGAAGAGCGGCTTCCGCACCGGCGCGATTCACGGCAACAAGGCGCAGAACGCGCGCCAGCGGGCGCTTGAAGCGTTCCGCAGCGGTCGAATGCCGGTTCTCGTCGCCACCGATGTCGCCGCGCGCGGCATCGACATCGACGATGTCAGCCATGTCTTCAACTTCGATCTGCCCTTCGAGCCGGAGGCGTATGTGCATCGCATCGGTCGAACCGGCCGAGCGGGCGCCGAGGGAGAGGCGATCGCCTTCTGCGGACGCGATGAGCGCGGACTGCTCCGTCAGATCGAGAAGCTCATTGGAACACCGATCGATCGAGCTGAAGGAAGCGATGCCTCGCTCGAGTTCACTTCCGATCATGGTGGCGGAAGCGATGGCTCGCCGCGCCGCGGTCACGGCCGCGGCCGAGGCGGCCATGCGAAGCGCGGTGCGGGCCACTCAGGCCCGTCGCGCCATGCGGGACCGTCGCGCGGCGGCAGCCACCGGGACGCTCGATCAGGCCCGAAGGCGCGATCGCACGACGAGCGCCCCTCGCGCGCTTCGAAGCCGGATCGCCACGAGCATCCCGCTCGTGGCGCGCGTGGATCAGCAACGGGTGGCGCACCGCACGCGTCGCGGTCGCCGGGCACCGAGGCTCCCGCCGGTCGTCAGATCACGCGCGGCTGGCATCGACCAACCAAGCGTCGCTGA